The following are encoded in a window of Carya illinoinensis cultivar Pawnee chromosome 15, C.illinoinensisPawnee_v1, whole genome shotgun sequence genomic DNA:
- the LOC122296476 gene encoding peptidyl-prolyl cis-trans isomerase CYP57 gives MSTIYVLEPPTKGKVVLDTTHGPLDIELWPKEAPKAVRNFVQLCLEGYYDNTIFHRIIKSFLIQGGDPTGSGTGGESIYGGAFSDEFHSRLRFKHRGLVACANAGSPNSNGSQFFISLDRCEWLDRKNTIFGKVTGDSIYNLTRLGEIETDKSDRPLDPPKIISVEVLWNPFDDIVPRAPPKQSIKSIADTDKKDAKKKAVKKLNLLSFGEEAEEDEKELAAVKQKIKSSHDVLDDPRLLKKDTPNDELNSSDAQKIRDMQLSVREALSSKKEESQNESKSEFYNSLDYSDDDEANFDERMRRQILRRRLELGDAPSKPKLNDGNSGKDKEISTLRPSAESIDDDQPRAEKLSLKKRGIGSEARAERMASADSDLQLLGDAERGRQLQKQKKRRLQGREDEVLAKLEKFKAGVFVKTVDPSSESGGVNDELSDWTTARLKFASEPGKDRMSRNDDPNDYVLHDPLLEKGKEKFNRMIAKQKQRGREWAGRSLT, from the exons ATGTCGACGATATACGTATTGGAGCCACCGACGAAGGGGAAGGTTGTGTTGGACACGACGCACGGGCCGCTGGACATAGAGCTGTGGCCAAAAGAGGCCCCCAAGGCCGTTCGTAACTTCGTGCAGCTCTGCCTCGAGGGCTACTACGACAACACCATCTTCCACCGCATCATCAAGAGCTTTCTCATTCAGGGTGGCGATCCCACCGGTTCCGGCACCG GTGGTGAATCTATTTATGGGGGTGCATTCAGTGACGAATTTCATTCGCGTTTAAGATTCAAGCATAGGGGCTTAGTTGCTTGTGCAAATGCTGGCTCACCGAATTCAAATGGGAGTCAGTTCTTTATATCCTTGGACCGCTGTGAGTGGCTTGACCGGAAGAATACAATTTTCGGGAAG GTGACTGGGGATTCAATATATAATCTTACAAGGTTGGGTGAAATTGAAACTGATAAGAGTGACCGGCCATTGGATCCACCCAAGATTATCTCAGTTGAG GTTTTATGGAACCCTTTTGATGATATTGTTCCAAGAGCACCTCCAAAGCAATCAATCAAATCCATAGCTGATACTGacaagaaagatgcaaagaaaaAGGCTGTGAA AAAGCTGAACTTGCTTTCATTTGGAGAAGAAGCTGAAGAAGACGAGAAAGAATTGGCAGCTGTAAAGCAAAAGATAAAAAGCAGTCATGATGTATTGGATGATCCTCGCCTTTTAAAGAAAGATACTCCGAATGATGAATTG AACTCATCCGATGCCCAAAAAATAAGGGATATGCAGTTATCTGTTAGAGAAGCTCTAAGCTCAAAGAAAGAAGAGTCGCAAAATGAGTCAAAATCTGAGTTTTATAATTCCCTTGATTatagtgatgatgatgaggcCAACTTTGATGAACGAATGCGTCGGCAAATACTCAGAAGACGATTGGAGTTGGGAGATGCCCCATCCAAGCCAAAATTGAATGATG GGAATTCCGGTAAAGACAAAGAAATATCTACATTAAG GCCTTCTGCTGAAAGCATTGATGACGATCAACCTAGGGCAGAAAAGCTGTCTTTGAAGAAAAGGGGTATCGGATCAGAAGCCAGAGCAGAACGAATGGCTAGTGCAGACTCAGACTTACAGCTCTTGGGTGATGCTGAACGAGGAAGGCAATtgcaaaaacagaaaaagcGCAGACTCCAAGGACGTGAAGATGAA GTTCTGGCAAAACTTGAAAAGTTTAAAGCAGGTGTTTTTGTAAAAACTGTGGACCCAAGTAGTGAATCTGGAGGTGTCAATGATGAATTGTCTGACTGGACAACAGCTCGGTTAAAGTTTGCTTCCGAGCCTGGCAAG GACCGCATGTCTCGCAATGATGACCCGAATGACTATGTTTTGCATGACCCTCTTTTGGAGAAGGGAAAGGAAAAGTTCAACCGGATGATTGCCAAGCAAAAGC